A region of the Bacteroidales bacterium genome:
TTTTTTGCTGTTTTTTCGAGTTCTTTTAATGTTTCTTCACTTTTTGATTTATAATCATAATCTTTATCTGATAAAAATAAAATAAAGTTATTATATTCATTTTCAGACAATTTGAATTGTTTAGGGCTTATTATTGTATCATGTTCGTATGCATATTTTGTAGCATAATCAAAAATGTGATTTTTTGTAACCAGGCTAATAGCAATTTTACTAAGATATTCGTTTTCGGTAATTATATCAGGAATAATTCCTCCACCATCGTAAACTTTTCTTTTATTCTTAGTATAATATTCTGATATTAATGAGTCGGGTACTTTTCCTACACTTCCGTCTTCGTTTCTGTGTGAATAATCTAATGCCTGAATACACCTACCACTTGGTATATAATATTTGGCAGTAGTTATTTTTAATTTTGAATTATAACTTAACTGGCGGGTTGTTTGTACTAATCCTTTTCCAAAAGTGCGTTTGCCAATTATAACACCCCTGTCTAAATCCTGAATAGCACCCGATACTATTTCAGAAGCAGAAGCAGAACCCTGATTAACAAGAATAACAACAGGTATTTTTGTGTCAATAGGATCAAACATTGCCTTATATGTTTTGTCCCATTGTTTTACTTTTCCTTTGGTACTTACTATTTCCTGTCCTTTTGGTACAAACAGGTTTGTAATATTAACAGATTCAATTAGTAACCCGCCGGGGTTTCCTCTTAAATCAAGAATAATAGATTTAGCTTTTTGATTTTCAGTAATATCAATTAATGCTTTTTTTACCTCATGAGCAGCTTTACTGGTAAAGTTAGATAATCTGATATAACCAATTTCATCATTCATCATTCCATAGTAAGGAACATTATCAATTTTAATTTGTTCCCGGGTTAGTGTTTTTTCAATTGGTTTTTTTTCGTTATATCTTTTAATTAAAAGTTTAACACTTGTTTTTGGTTGTCCTTTTAATAATTCACTAATATCTGATGTGCTTTTATTTTTAGCTGAAACACCGTCAATTTCTAATATAATATCCCCAGCCTTTAGTCCGGCTTTGAACGCCGGAAATTTTTCATATGGTTCAGATATTATTACATATTCTTTACTTTTTCTTATTAATGCACCAATACCACCATACTGTCCTGTTGTCATAAACCTGAAATCTTCCATTTTTGATTCCGGAATATAAGAAGTGTAAGGGTCAAGACTTTTAAGCATTGCATCAATACTTGTTTTAATCAAATCGCCGGGATCGGTTTCATCAACATAATATAAATTAAGTTCTTTGAATAATGTAAAATATATATCAAGGTTTTTGGATATTTCGAAATTATTGTCTTTAAATCCGAGAAAAAATACAGAAGACATAATCATCGTCAGGATAATTACTATAATTCCTGTTTTCTTATAGAGAGTTTTTAGTTTCATGAGAATAAAATTTAAATTAGTATTTGTTTATACTTTAAACGGTCATTAATTGTCATTAAGTCATTTATAGTCATTCATTGTTTAAAACAATATAATGACAGTGAAACGAATGACACGAAGTTAATGACGTGAAGCATAATGACAAATAGTAAAACGCAATTTATGCCCGAGAGCAGTATATATATTTATTTTATTAGTATTAATTTTTGTTCATGGAACAGGATCGTATCCGTATCCTCCCCATGGATGACACTTAATTATTCTTTTAAAAGCAAGAACAATTCCTTTGAATGCACCATATTTTTTTATCACTTCAATACTATAAACCGAACAAGTAGGGGTATATCTACACGATTGTGGTAGCAATGGTGATATAATATATTGATAAATTTTAATTAATCCGATAAATATTCCACTAAATAATTTCATAATACAATAATATAATTATTAGTATCTTAACTTTAATATTCGTGTATATTTTGGTTATTAGTTTTTAGTTAATGGTCTTAGTTATTTAGTTACTTGTTATTGTTATTCAGTTTATTTGTTCTTATGATTATTATTTTGAAGTTCGTTCAAATTAAGAAAGCGAATATAAGCGTTTGTGCCTTTTAAAATTATCGTATATCTATCCGCAATTTTTATTGCAACATCTTCAGAAAGAAATTTTTTTCTTGCCGATTTGAGTATTCCTCTTTTTGTTTCTTCCGCTTCTCCTTTGGAAATATTTAAATACCTCGTTTTTTCTTTTAATGTTGTTTTGTGATAACTTTCAGCAATATTATTCGATACGGAAGAAGATGACCGCCTTAATTGGTCAACACTTCTGAATATTTCGTCTTTCGGAAAACGCTTGGTTATTTCATGTACTTCAATTTCTAAATCTTCTGCTAATTTGTATATCCAAAGATTTTCTAATCCTGTTGCCATAATAATAAATTTGTATACTGAACTGGGTCGAAGTATAAACTATAAAACTAATAAACTATAACTGCAAACCAATAAACTGTAACTAAAAACTAATAAACCAATAACTAAATCTTTATATCTTGTCTAGTTATAGCTTGTCAATGTTAGATATTGGTTTTTTGAAGTTCTTTTTCAATTTCACATATTAAACGCTTCAAAATTAATATTATTTTCTTTTCAATTTCAGAATATAAAATAATATCGTTAGCAATATAGACAATCATCACTGCAATTTTAATACCATTTTCTCTACAAAAATCATATAAAATATATTTATTTTTTCGATATGCTTCTTTTGTTCTTCGTTTTATTAAATTACGGTCAACTGCTTTTTTGAATTTCTTTTTTGATACAGATATGCCAAATTGTGCAGGAAAAGGGCTGTTAAAATTAAATTTCCCCCATAAAATTCTATATGGATATTCAACATAAGAATTACCATCAGTAAATAAAGAATTAATGATTTTTTTACTTTTTAAACGTTCCTTTTTTTTGAAGGTATTCATATTAAAAAACTATTAACTTAGCGTAGCGATCTCATAAAATAATCATCATTACAATACTCCTGTATTTGAATAAATAATAATTGGTGTAAATTAGTGTCAAGTCAAGCATAAATTGACGCACCAAGTCTTGTTCTTTTCTTTTTTTGTTTTGCAAAAAAAAGACTCACGTAGCTATGCTATGCTTACTTTTTATTGCTTCACAAAAAGAAAAAAATAACTGCAACTTATCCATAAATTTACACTTGACATGACACTAAGAACTAAATAACAATTTAGACAGGTATAATAAAAGACAAAAATTTTATTTTTTACAGTTTTTATTATGTTTTTTAATATATTGGTCAAGAGCCATTGCCATTGATGGTGCTTGTGGCAATGGAGCCGAAATATCTAAACGTAAATCAGCCTTTTTAACAGATTTTGCAGTTGCAGGTCCAAATGATGCTATTATAGTATTATTTTGTTTAAAATCAGGAAAGTTTTTAAGCAAGGAAGTTATTCCTGAAGGACTAAAGAAAACTAAAATGTCATAATTAACTTCAGCTAAATCGGACAAATCACTAGCTACAGTACGATATAATATGGCTTTAGTAAAATTAATTTTGTTTTTCTCTAATTTATCGGGAATTTCTTGTTTATGTATATCTGATAAGGGCAACAAGAATTTTTCTGTTTCATTTTTACAAATTATTTCAAGAATATCATCAAATTTGGATTTACCATAAAAAATCTTTCTTTTACGATAAACTATGTATTTCTGCAAATAATATGCAATAGATTCTGAAATACAGAAATATTTCAAATCTGTAGGGATGTTTATACGTAATTCCTCACAAATTCTATTAAAATGGTCAACTGCATGCCTGCTTGTGAAAATTACAGCAGAATGTTCTAAAATA
Encoded here:
- a CDS encoding four helix bundle protein, with amino-acid sequence MATGLENLWIYKLAEDLEIEVHEITKRFPKDEIFRSVDQLRRSSSSVSNNIAESYHKTTLKEKTRYLNISKGEAEETKRGILKSARKKFLSEDVAIKIADRYTIILKGTNAYIRFLNLNELQNNNHKNK
- the rnpA gene encoding ribonuclease P protein component, which gives rise to MNTFKKKERLKSKKIINSLFTDGNSYVEYPYRILWGKFNFNSPFPAQFGISVSKKKFKKAVDRNLIKRRTKEAYRKNKYILYDFCRENGIKIAVMIVYIANDIILYSEIEKKIILILKRLICEIEKELQKTNI
- the yidD gene encoding membrane protein insertion efficiency factor YidD; this encodes MKLFSGIFIGLIKIYQYIISPLLPQSCRYTPTCSVYSIEVIKKYGAFKGIVLAFKRIIKCHPWGGYGYDPVP
- a CDS encoding S41 family peptidase — its product is MKLKTLYKKTGIIVIILTMIMSSVFFLGFKDNNFEISKNLDIYFTLFKELNLYYVDETDPGDLIKTSIDAMLKSLDPYTSYIPESKMEDFRFMTTGQYGGIGALIRKSKEYVIISEPYEKFPAFKAGLKAGDIILEIDGVSAKNKSTSDISELLKGQPKTSVKLLIKRYNEKKPIEKTLTREQIKIDNVPYYGMMNDEIGYIRLSNFTSKAAHEVKKALIDITENQKAKSIILDLRGNPGGLLIESVNITNLFVPKGQEIVSTKGKVKQWDKTYKAMFDPIDTKIPVVILVNQGSASASEIVSGAIQDLDRGVIIGKRTFGKGLVQTTRQLSYNSKLKITTAKYYIPSGRCIQALDYSHRNEDGSVGKVPDSLISEYYTKNKRKVYDGGGIIPDIITENEYLSKIAISLVTKNHIFDYATKYAYEHDTIISPKQFKLSENEYNNFILFLSDKDYDYKSKSEETLKELEKTAKKEKYYTQVEDEFKILSEKLEHDKNKDLITFKDEIIDLLSEEIVSRYYYQKGRIEYVLQYDKDIKKAIEVLNDNEEYYTILNGKVDDKSKSD
- a CDS encoding uroporphyrinogen-III synthase, with the translated sequence MKIKSILVSQPKPKTDKSPYFDLAEKYNLKIDFRPFIQIEGIGAKEFRKTKIDILEHSAVIFTSRHAVDHFNRICEELRINIPTDLKYFCISESIAYYLQKYIVYRKRKIFYGKSKFDDILEIICKNETEKFLLPLSDIHKQEIPDKLEKNKINFTKAILYRTVASDLSDLAEVNYDILVFFSPSGITSLLKNFPDFKQNNTIIASFGPATAKSVKKADLRLDISAPLPQAPSMAMALDQYIKKHNKNCKK